The following is a genomic window from Thermodesulfobacteriota bacterium.
ATTACCTCCCCTATGAGATCCGCGTCCCCTCCGGGGTCTATAACCACGGCCTCGCGCGAGGCCGTGTCCCACACGACGTAGCAGTTCACATCGAGCGCCCCCACGACGAGCCTCTTTACCCCGAACCCGTCACCACAGGCTATGTTTTCCATGTTTTCCATGTTTTCCGCAGCTTCTTCGTCCAAACCCGCCTCCTTAAAGGAATTTCGATTCTATCAACAAAAGGGGTGGTGGTCAAGGTGCTGCCGCACGGTTAACGTGTATGCGCCCCCATTGCAACTTTCATGCGCACACCCCGAACGGTCGCCTCGGAATTGAAACACCCTCAGGGTGCCATGCAGCACGGAGATATCCATTGAATTCGGGGCCGTCATGTGTTTGAATGGGGGCGCGAACTATACAGGAGACGGAAAATGCCACGGAACCACACTCTTACGACATTTAGAAGATACGCGCCTCTTGCGCTCCTCTCGGCCATGCTGCTCTTTCCGGTTGGCTGTGGAAATCAGGAGGAAGCCGCACCCGCACCCCAGGACAAGACGGAGACGGAGCACCTCGTAGCCGTCGGCTCGCAGTGGTACGGACACATACCCGTCTGGGTCGGTATGGAGCGGGGAATCTTCAAAGACGCGGGCTTCCACGTGGAGTGGCGCTTCATAGGAAAGAGCATGGACCGGCTCAACGCCATCTCTTCGGGCGAGGCCCAGTTCGCGAGCCTCGGCGAGATAGCAATGCTGAGCGCCATGGCCCACGGCAACACGCGCTTCTACTGGGTCGGCAACCAGGACATAGCTCCGGGCTTCGAGGGCATGGTGGCGAAGCCCGGTATAAAGAGCTTCGAGGAGCTTCGGGGGAAGAAGGTCGGCTTCCCGTTCGGCTCGTCCGTGGACATAACGGCCCGCATGCTCCTTAAGGAGAACGGGCTCGACCCGAATAAAGACGTGGAACTCGTTAACCTCGAGGTGGGCGACGTACCGGCCGTCTTCCGCGCGGGCAACGTCGCCGCCGCCCTCATCTGGGAGCCGGGCTTCTCGCAGTTAAAGGAGGTCGAGGGCGCAACGGTGCTCGGCATGGACACCGACACGGAGGTCTACAAGAAGTTCGGCACCATGACCGGCCCGGACGTGCTCGTAATCGGCAGCGAATGGGTGGACGCGGACGTCGAGCGCGCCAAGCGCTTCATGGCCGCCTACTTCGAGGCGCTCGACTGGGTCAAGGCCAACACCGGAGAAGCCGCCGCACTCGTGCAGGGCACCTACATCCAGCAGGATATTGAGATCATAAAGGCCAACATCGGAAAGTTCGTCTGGCACGGCGCGGCCGACCAGAAGAGTGTTATGAGCGACACGGGCATCTTCGGCCAGGCCGAGTACGTGATCGACATACTGCTCGACGACATAAAGGCCATACCCGAGAGACCCGAGTTCAGGAAGTGGGTCAGGATGGATATAGTCCCGCCGGACATAGCACCCCCGGACATAATCCAAACGGACGGCCCGTAACCTTCTCTCCCCTTCACCTTACCTTATGGACAGAAAGCCTTACGACTTATGGCAACTCGCCGTTATCGGCTCCGCGGGCCTTCTGGTCTTCCTCGGCCTGTGGGAGGCGGTGGTGCGGGCGGGGCTGATAGATCCGTTCTTTCTGCCGCCGCCATCGAAGGTACTGCTCCGGATGAAAGAACTCTCGACCGGGCCGGACGCCGTACTCTTAAGCGACATCCGGGTTAGCGCCGGCCGTGTACTTACGGGCTTCGTCCTGAGTGCCGCGATTGGCGTGCCGTGCGGCCTTATAATGGGCATGAGCCCCTTTATACGGGCGCTCTTCAACCCGATAATCTCGATTATACGGCCGCTCCCCGCGCTCAGCTGGATACCGCTTTCCATGCTCTGGCTCGGCATAGGAGAGGAGCAGAAGTACGCGATAGTCTTCATGGGCTGCTTCGCCTCGGTACTCGTCTATACCACCGACGCCACCATGCGGGTGGACCCGATACTTACCCGCGCCGCGCGTAACCTCGGGGCCTCACACTCCCAGGTCATACTACACGTCGTGCTCCCCGGCGCTCTGCCGAACATCCTTAGCGGCCTCAAGGTGGTGCTCGCCATCGCATGGACCTGCGTCATATCGGCGGAGATGGTCGGGGCCAACAGCGGCCTCGGCTTCCGCATCTGGACGGCCAAGGAGTGGTCGGATACGGGACAGGTGCTCGTCGGGATGCTCGCGATAAGCCTTACCGTACTGCTCCTCGATATCGTCTTCAAGGGGGCTGAAAAGTTCCTGCTCCCGTGGCAGAGGCAAGGAGGCGGACAGTAATGGCCGAACCCCTTATACGTATAGACGCGGTATCAAAAATATTTCCCACGAGGAAGGGCGAGGTCGGTGCGGTAAAGGAGTTCTCCTTCGACGTCGCGCGCGGCGAGGTGGTCTGCGTTGTCGGGGCCTCGGGCTGCGGCAAGAGCACGCTCCTTAATATGCTCGCGGGCTTCATAACGCCGAGCGCCGGGAAGATAGTCCTCGACGAGAAGGAAATAACCGGAGTCGAACCCCGGTGCGGCATGATATTCCAGAGCTACGCGCTCTTCCCCTGGATGACGGTCCTGGATAACGTGGCCTTCGGCGCGCGCCTCAAGGGTGAGGCGAAAACCGCGCGCTACGAAAAAGCAATGAAGTGGATAGAGATGGTAGGCCTAACGGGATTCGAGGACGCCTACCCAGGAGAGCTGTCCGGCGGCATGCAGCAGAGGGTTGCCCTGAGCCGCGCTCTCGCTAACGAGCCGGACGTGCTGCTGTGCGACGAGCCGTTCGCCGCACTCGACGCCATGACCCGCCAGATCATGCAGCAGGAACTATTAAAGATCGTCCGGGAGTCCGGCAAGACCGTGATATTCATAACGCACTCCATAGACGAGGCGCTCATCTTAAGCGACCGGCTCGTCGTCATGAGCGCCCGGCCGGGCCGGGTCAAGGCGGTCTACGATAACGACCTCCCCCGCCCGCGGAAGATGGACGTGCAACTTACCGATAGATTTCTGGAACTGAAACGCGAGGTATGGGATCTGGTGCAGGAGGAGGTCTTGGGCAGCATGGCTCAGAGGGGTTGAGGCGGGAGGATTGGGGATTGCAGATTGCGAATTGCGGATTTGTTTTTTATTCCACAATCCGGACTCCGTAATCCACACTTGAGCTCGCCGTAAAACTTAGGGGTTGAAAATCAGGAGAAAAAGGAGTAAAAGTTAATAGGTTACAAGTAGGAAAATAAATCTGCCCCCTTTCTTACTTTTTTTACTGGGGTTTTTGGCCTGGCATCTAAAGTAGCACTTAAGTTATGGATGAATATCGTTCAAAGTATACGGAGAGAGGGCCAGACTCCTCAAGAATCAAAAATAAGGATGAGTGCTTTCTGCTTTCAGAAGAGCACGGAGTTGTTCAGATAAAAATCGCGCCAATCAGTGATCTTGTTTGTGGCATGCCGCCACAAGACCTAAGTGAAAGGAACTCCGATAGAGCTAAATTCATTTGGGTCATCCAAAAAGATTCATCACCAAGGATCCTGGAAAAGTCTGGAAAGGTTGAATTTCTTGAGAGCAAAAGGGCAACACATACAAACTTGACCGGTGGCAAAAAGGCCTATTGTGGTGGGGAAATATGGTTTCAGTCAGAAGATACTATTTACATTTCTGGTGCATCGGGTAGGTACCCTCCACGGGATTCGCAAGAACTTGAGGATATTTGTGATGCATTTCGTCGTTTGGGATATAAGGTAGCAAGTCTAGGATGGGATTCAGATCGTAATTGGCCTTATAGTCTTGCAAGGGGAGAATATGTCCACACCTGATAATAAATTGGAAAGTATTTTTGGAGCAGAAAGTAGCGGAACAACCGCAGAGGAGCGCGCGAGATCATCAAAGAGAATATTCGTGCGGAGTCAAGATGAATTATCGATATGTAGAGAAGGGGCACAAGGCAGGCAGTTATCTGCATGGGAAGCACTGCAGACTTTTAGGTTAGACGTATTGGAAAAAGCATTTTTTGACGGTACTGCTATTCTTGTGGAATCGAAAGAAGAGCCTGCACGAACATTCAAGGCACGCAGAGAAGCGCTAGGCCTGACCGATGAAGATATTTCTAATGCTTTGGGTTTGCCTGTAGACCAAATTAATACTATCGAAAATCCAAAGAAAAGAAATCCTATACGCGACTTAGAGCTTGTAGCACAATACCTCGGCCTTGATGAGAGAAAAATTGCTTTTCAAGGGGGGCTTAAGGGGGACAACCCTCTTGCATTGCGCCTAAAGACTCTGAGAGAAGAAAGAAACTTGAATTCAAAAACAGTTATTTCATTTTCTGAAGCTGCTTGGCTCATTGCCATTGAAGATCGTCTTCGGGAATGGCTAAAAATTAAAAGGAATGAAGCAGTCAGTAAATTTTTACCAAATGATGATTTAGGTGATGCTTCTTATCGGGCGTGGCAAATCGGATATGACTTGGCTGAGAAAACACGTGATAAACTGGGGATTGCTCAGGATGCGCCAATTAGTAGCTTGCGCGAACTATGCATAGACAAATTGGCTTTACCTGTAATCCAATCTGAATTGCCCGATTCCATAGCCGGTGCTACAGTTGCTAACAATGAATTGCGCGGTATCGTTGTTAATATTTCGGGGAGGAATGAAAATGTTTGGATACGTAGAGCGACGATAGCTCATGAGCTTGGACATTTGCTCTGGGATCCAGATCAGAATTTAGAGCGTATCCGAGTTGACCAGTATGATGAAATTGATAAAGCATGGTCATCCGACATAGGAATAGACTACGTTGAACAAAGAGCTAACGCTTTTGCTGCTGAATTTC
Proteins encoded in this region:
- a CDS encoding ABC transporter substrate-binding protein, translated to MPRNHTLTTFRRYAPLALLSAMLLFPVGCGNQEEAAPAPQDKTETEHLVAVGSQWYGHIPVWVGMERGIFKDAGFHVEWRFIGKSMDRLNAISSGEAQFASLGEIAMLSAMAHGNTRFYWVGNQDIAPGFEGMVAKPGIKSFEELRGKKVGFPFGSSVDITARMLLKENGLDPNKDVELVNLEVGDVPAVFRAGNVAAALIWEPGFSQLKEVEGATVLGMDTDTEVYKKFGTMTGPDVLVIGSEWVDADVERAKRFMAAYFEALDWVKANTGEAAALVQGTYIQQDIEIIKANIGKFVWHGAADQKSVMSDTGIFGQAEYVIDILLDDIKAIPERPEFRKWVRMDIVPPDIAPPDIIQTDGP
- a CDS encoding XRE family transcriptional regulator, whose amino-acid sequence is MSTPDNKLESIFGAESSGTTAEERARSSKRIFVRSQDELSICREGAQGRQLSAWEALQTFRLDVLEKAFFDGTAILVESKEEPARTFKARREALGLTDEDISNALGLPVDQINTIENPKKRNPIRDLELVAQYLGLDERKIAFQGGLKGDNPLALRLKTLREERNLNSKTVISFSEAAWLIAIEDRLREWLKIKRNEAVSKFLPNDDLGDASYRAWQIGYDLAEKTRDKLGIAQDAPISSLRELCIDKLALPVIQSELPDSIAGATVANNELRGIVVNISGRNENVWIRRATIAHELGHLLWDPDQNLERIRVDQYDEIDKAWSSDIGIDYVEQRANAFAAEFLAPQRVAAKIYKKEGSLRAVMENFGVSFTLARYQVWNGLYRTEDLDSFVAENTDPTDEWKGRESFTTDYFPIESVPISRRGFFAGVVVLAEQENLISKDTAMQYLRCSEDEYNASKDSIPGLFDLT
- a CDS encoding ABC transporter permease, with translation MDRKPYDLWQLAVIGSAGLLVFLGLWEAVVRAGLIDPFFLPPPSKVLLRMKELSTGPDAVLLSDIRVSAGRVLTGFVLSAAIGVPCGLIMGMSPFIRALFNPIISIIRPLPALSWIPLSMLWLGIGEEQKYAIVFMGCFASVLVYTTDATMRVDPILTRAARNLGASHSQVILHVVLPGALPNILSGLKVVLAIAWTCVISAEMVGANSGLGFRIWTAKEWSDTGQVLVGMLAISLTVLLLDIVFKGAEKFLLPWQRQGGGQ
- a CDS encoding ABC transporter ATP-binding protein: MAEPLIRIDAVSKIFPTRKGEVGAVKEFSFDVARGEVVCVVGASGCGKSTLLNMLAGFITPSAGKIVLDEKEITGVEPRCGMIFQSYALFPWMTVLDNVAFGARLKGEAKTARYEKAMKWIEMVGLTGFEDAYPGELSGGMQQRVALSRALANEPDVLLCDEPFAALDAMTRQIMQQELLKIVRESGKTVIFITHSIDEALILSDRLVVMSARPGRVKAVYDNDLPRPRKMDVQLTDRFLELKREVWDLVQEEVLGSMAQRG